The Cyanobacteria bacterium GSL.Bin1 genome window below encodes:
- a CDS encoding DUF4258 domain-containing protein — translation MIIQLTDTFRIFLSNHAILQIEKRKIQISWIKEAFINPIKIESDPKDSQLKWTFGKVRCQDGSIRVLKVIYKDGVPPFKVITLHFDRKAKRKLL, via the coding sequence ATGATTATCCAGTTAACTGATACGTTTCGTATTTTTTTAAGCAACCATGCTATTTTACAAATTGAAAAACGTAAGATTCAGATAAGTTGGATCAAAGAAGCCTTTATTAATCCGATAAAAATTGAATCAGATCCGAAAGATTCTCAGCTCAAATGGACTTTTGGGAAAGTTAGGTGTCAAGATGGATCAATTAGGGTATTAAAGGTGATTTATAAAGATGGCGTTCCCCCTTTCAAGGTAATAACACTTCATTTTGATCGAAAGGCTAAAAGGAAATTATTATGA